The Pecten maximus chromosome 10, xPecMax1.1, whole genome shotgun sequence region taaatgaaagttgtttctgtgatttttatgattttgaaaggattttaaaaaacaacataaagATGGAACTTCTAATCACTGCCTCGCCAGAAAATTTCAATGACACGTACCTCCCGCTACAAATACCAGACGATGTACGATTCTACCATAACATTGCCGCCACCATTACGGCTGTCATAGGATTTCCAGCCAATCTTGCTATAATTGTGGCaatttttaaaactaaattacaCAGACATGTCGGGACGGTGTTTATTTTAAATCTCGTGATAAACAACATGGTGGTTTGTATGACATGTCTACCGTACATTTCGATACTCTCGTTCACCGTGCCGGATTTAACAACACAGGGAGTGAACCTAGGATTCTGTAAGTTCATGGGATACATCGCCTATAGCATTAAAGGTTCAGAGCTACTGGGTCTGGTTCTGATCTCCGTGAACAGATATCTGATCGTCGTTCACTTTGGAAAGTACCAGCAGATCTATAGCAGCCGTTGGAACATCATAAAGATGGTGGTTGTGTCGTGGAGTGTGTACCCGATAGTATTACTGTTTCCTGTTACAGAGCTGTGGGGTCGTCTAGAGTACGATCCCAATAGGTTCTTCTGCCAGCCCTTCTACGCGCAAAACTCCTTCAAGCGGTTCCTACTTCCATTTGCCCTCATTACAAGCATTCCTGTGATACTGTATTGCTACGTAGGTATTCTAATCCGATTCTGGATCAGCAAGGAGACTATTAATGCTTTACGAAGTAAATCAAGGTCGTCAAATTCTTCAATCACCCACGGAAAATACACACGGCGCGACATGCGtttggttgtcatggtgatGCTTATTCTGACCACGTTTTTTTTCCTGTACATTCCGTTTGTTGTCATGTCTGTTCTGGACCCCCAGATGAAGATATACAGCCCCCTGCTTCATCTGACATTTATCTACATGAGCTGGGCGCGTTGTCTGGTGAACCCCCTCGTGTATTCGATCATGAACCCACGTATACGTAACGCCTGTCTAGTTAGCTACAAACACGATTCCACTTCGTAAATCTGCGGACCTTATTTAAGTGCATGACGAGATCTTGAAGTACATTTTACCTATTTCTCGAAATTTACAAAACATGTGACAATAGCTGTACGTGAAAAgcatgtgatatagatatatatatataatgtgattaAACTGTGTTGGAAGCTTTagatatatttcattatgaGTTCCAAAGACATTTTTAGTAGTGTTTTAAATTTTCTCATCATGTGTTTGAGTGTAAAGACGGATTCTGAGCTTGCTTATTGTTATTAAAGatttaatttcataaaatcataCTACATTATCAATTAATTGTTCAAGTGCCCAGATGAGGTGATGAAATTCAGATTGTGAAAACCATCaagtatttatttgtttttgaacaGATTTCCTGCCAAGTAAAAGATATGTTCTCGTTCAGCATTTTTGTAACTATgttaaatgtttgaaatgtcTGTGATAGTATTAATTCTGTGACCAAGTAAAGTGAAACTTTGGTACCGTgaactgttgtttgtgtcttAAGAGTTGTTGAATCAAGATATTACTCTGACATGATTACCATTGAATTACACTTTCATCATTTCCACATCCATAATTCCAACTGTTGACAACATCTCAATGACTAACAGAGCTGATAATTGATTTTCACCATAATTACATTGACAAATCATATTGGTTagtaaatcaaaaataaaatgtgtcaCCTGAAATTAAACCTTGCAATGTCTCTACTAATTCTGtgcaaatgtaaacaaaaacatttgacAATACTTGAAACAGCTGATTTTTGTTTCTAGTTTTCTTAAAATTGAATACCATCGGAATTGTGATTTAATAATcatcatattttacatatatgtttttcctTACTTTGCTTTTTCAAACAagcaatttttgtttttcatttcaatatcataccaaattttgatttaaaatctGGCATTTTACTTACATATTTTTCTAACTTTGCTATTCCCACCAAAGAAATTTTTAGTTTTCAACATCATTTCCTAGTTGAGTTTCAAAATCccacatttttgtaaatatattttttcttactTTTAAATTCTGAGcaagaaacttttttttttcaatatcataCCAAATTGAGTTTCAAAATCCTGTACTTTGCAATTCAAATGAAGAACATTTAGATTTTTGTTCAACATCATTCGATGTGGAGCTTCAAAATTCAGCATGATGATAATTTAATTGACCAAATGTGAAGCTTAACTCTATGGTATTAACAAAGTTGAAAATGATATTCCTATCAAGCAGATCATTTCCTTACTACACAGAACATTGTCGTGTTAcgatatatagataaaataattaGAGATCTTTATCTCGGGGACTATCCATATTCTGTAGTTGAGTGACACCATCCTGTTAGCTGAAGCAGCCATTGATTACTGTAATACAACCGTCCCTATAGACCCTGCCAGCTATAATCACCCATCATTTGTTAACACAATTCTAACCTCTCCGGATCTATGGCCGTGACTAGTCACAATGGCAAAATCATGTTAGAAACGGAGATCTCTAGATTCAAATGTAATGTCACGCCTGAATTCGAAACGGGAGTAtcgtttaaaaaaatgaatcaTTGTTGGAGACTGTTTCAAATGCAACATGCATCTATCTGATTTCCGTTAAGTGCCGATAAATAAAAGTAATAAATCACAAATCTCATTGGTGAAATCTAAGCAGGAAAGGTGCATCGTACACTCGCCGCTTCACAAATTAGTAATCCGTTCGGGGAATCGTTGTTTGATCAGTATGtggatatttacatattttctgTGGACATTTCCATAATTAATACACAAGATTCATTTATGGACATCCACTTCTATTCTGCTTTCAGTTCCCCCATGATAAATATTCAGAATGTTTTGTGGGAATGTATTTTGAATTCACATTGGTGGTTATTTAGATTAATAAGCTCTCACCAGAAATTTGATCAGTTATAAAATTTTCTCTTGTGACATAAGATACGTAAagtttgacatgtgatatgtactgtttgacatgtgatatatactgtttgacatgtgatatgtactgtttgacatgtgatatgtagtgtttgacatgtgatatatactgtttgACATGTGATGTGTActgtttgacatgtgatatatactgtttgacatgtgttatgtactgtttgacatgtgttatgtactgtttgacatgtgatatgtactgtttgacatgtgttatgtactgtttgACCTGTCATATGTATtgtttgacatgtgatatgtactGTTTGATATGTGATGTGTACTGTTTgacatgtgttatgtactgtttgacatgtgatatgtactgtttgacatgtgttatgtactgtttgACCTGTCATATGTATtgtttgacatgtgatatgtactgtttgacatgtgatatatactgtttgacatgtgttatgtactgtttgACCTGTCATATGTACTGTTTGACGTGTGATATGTACTGTTTgacatgtgttatgtactgtttgacatgtgttatgtactgtttgACCTGTCATATGTACTGTTTGACGTGTGATATGTACTGTTTgacatgtgttatgtactgtttgACGTGTGATATGTTGtgtttgacatgtgatatgtagtgtttgacatgtgatatgtactgtttgacatgtgatatgtactGTTTGTCATGTGATATGTACTGTTTGACATGTGATGTGTACTGtttgacatgttatataccgtttgacatgtgatatgtactgtttgacctttggtatatacTGTTTGATATGTGATGTGTActgtttgacatgtgatatgtactgtttgacatgtgatatatactgtttgacatgtgatatgtactgtttgacgtgtgatatgtactgtttgtcatgtgatatgtactgtttgacatgttatataccgtttgacatgtgatatgtactgtttgacctgtgatatatactgtttgATATGTGATGTGTACtatttgacatgtgatatgtactgtttgacatgtgttatgtactgtttgacatgtgatatgtactgtttgacatgtgatatgtactgtttgacatgtgatatgtactGTTTGACAAGTGATATGTACTGTTTGACATGTGATGTGTACTGTTTGGCATGTGATAAGTActgtttgacatgtgatatgtactGTTTGACCTGTCATATGTATtgtttgacatgtgatatgtactGTTTGTCATGTGATATGTACTGTTTGATATGTGATGTGTActgtttgacatgtgatatgtactgtttgacatgtgatatgtactGTTTGACAAGTGATATGTACTGTTTGATATGTGATGTGTActgtttgacatgtgatatgtactgtttgacatgtgatatgtactgtttaacaagtgatatgtactgtttgacatgtgatatgtactgtttgacatgtgttatgtactgtttgacatgttatataccgtttgacatgtgatatgtactgtttgacctgtgatatatactgtttgacatgtgatatgtactGTTTGATATGTGATGTGTActgtttgacatgtgatatgtactgtttgacatgtgatatgtactgtttgacaagtgatatgtactgtttgacatgtgatatgtactgtttgacatgttatatgtactgtttgacatgtgatatatactgtttgacatgtgatatgtactGTTTGATGTGTGATATGTACTGTTTGACGTGTGATATGTACTGattgacatgtgatatgtactgtttgacatgtgatatatactgtttgacatgtgatatgtactGTTTGACGTGTGATATGTAGTGTTTGACATCTGATATGTAGTGTTTgacatgtgttatgtactgtttgacgtgtgatatgtactgtttgacatgtgttatgtactgtttgatgtgtgatatgtagtgtttgacatgtgatatgtactgattgacatgtgatatgtactGTTTGACATGTGGTATGTACTGTTTGATGTGTGATATGTActgtttgacatgtgatatgtagtgtTTGACGTGTGATATGTActgtttgacatgtgatatgtactGTTTGACATTTGTTATGTActgtttgacatgtgatatgtactgtttgacatgtgatatgtactgtttgacatgtgatatatactgtttgacatgtgatatgtactgtttgacatgtgatatgtactgtttgacatgtgttatgtactgtttgACGTGTGATATGTTGtgtttgacatgtgatatgtagtgtttgacatgtgatatgtacaATTTGACATGTCATATGTACTGTTTgacatgtgttatgtactgtttgacatgatatatgtatatattgacatGACATAAAAGTAATATATGACATGTGTGTACCATTAAACGTTCAtaattgatatttgataatactgtgaatcaaatatttaatgaaTGGTTTGCATCAACACATTTCCAAAATCATCATTTGGCCCAAAATGACTCATATTGTTGATGGGCCATAAAAAATACAATACTTCCTATACGTTATAAACCCAGACAAGTTCCTAAGCATTATAAGTTGGTGAAGCTTTCAGGAGGTAAGGGAAGAACCACATTCTACTTCCGAATTTTATAAAAGATGCCAGGGTAAGAGTTTGTTTTACATCATACAACATTCACTAGAAGCTGAATATGAGACTAAAGACAAACAACTTACCTGGGTAGTTGATGCCCTCTGGGAAGAAGTAGTCCGTGTACTCCATGTGTAATACGGACATGTCTGTTGGGAGGTGGAGCTGCTTTTTGTCCGAGCTAAGGAACTTGCTGGGAGTGTTGCGTTTGTTGTCCGCTGTGGAAACTTGGTAGATAATAAATTCCTCTATTTTGAGGacagtacagctctccagtaACTTTGTACTCCGTGGACGCTGGGTTGGCACTCGGATGGGTGGGACTTGTTGGTGAGTAGGTGGCGGTGGTGGAGATCTACTACCACTAGGATTCTGATTTACTGGTTGTTGTTTCTCTGAAGGCCTGGGATTGGTTGGTTCATGAGCAGGTGACTGGGTCGGAGAAGCAACACAGCATGTTTCACGGGCCTGCGCCACTTCCTGTTTGAAGGCAGCAAACAGCTGCTGGACCCAATAGTTTCGAGATCCTTGATTGTCCATGTACCGATACCAGTGCTTCCTTTCTCCACCTATCACAGAATAACAAGTCAAGTGCGACATCATAAACAAGTCAAGTGTGACATAGATAAACAAGTCAAGCATGGCTTAATAATCATATCAGGTATGGAGCCAtaatgaaacaagaggcccaatgggcctgtatcgctcacctggctctagagcaaatttgcagttgattgaggtcatttctacagatactatgctgataacaactttattcaaatatcagagtaagctaagtttattcatgtcaatatattttttagtccctcattccagcatactattggcctaagatcgggTCTTGGCTCTTtgctctaagcatgctacagacaggcccaatatcaagtccctgggcctcttggttattgagaagaagtcgtttaaagattttaacctatttgacaaatgtgaccttgaatgaaggtcaaggtcatttattttaacaaacttggtagcctttcaccccagcatgctacaggcccaatatcaagtccctgtgcctcttggttattgagaagaagtcttttgaagattatagcctatttgacccatgtgaccttgaatgaaggtccaggtcatttattttaacaaactttgtagcccttcaccccagcatgctacaggctaaatatcaagtccctggacctcttggctattgagaagaagtcatttgaagattataacctttttgacccatgtgaccttgaatgaaggtcaaggtcatttattttaacaaacttggtagcctttcaccccagcatgctacaggcccaatatcaagtccctgggcctcttggttattgagaagaagtcgtttgaatattaTAGTGTATtcgacccatgtgaccttgaatgatagtcaaggtcatttattttaacaaacttggtagcccttcactttagcatgctacaggcccaatatcaagtccctgggccctagttattgagaagaagtcgtttgaagattataacctatttgacccatgtgaccttgaatgaaggtcaaggtcatttattttaacaagctttgtagcccttcacccaagcatgctacaggcccgatatcaggtccctgggtcttctggttattgagaagaagttgtttgaagattatagtgtatttgacccctgtgaccttgaatgaaggtcaaagtaatttattttaacaa contains the following coding sequences:
- the LOC117335827 gene encoding protein trapped in endoderm-1-like, translating into MELLITASPENFNDTYLPLQIPDDVRFYHNIAATITAVIGFPANLAIIVAIFKTKLHRHVGTVFILNLVINNMVVCMTCLPYISILSFTVPDLTTQGVNLGFCKFMGYIAYSIKGSELLGLVLISVNRYLIVVHFGKYQQIYSSRWNIIKMVVVSWSVYPIVLLFPVTELWGRLEYDPNRFFCQPFYAQNSFKRFLLPFALITSIPVILYCYVGILIRFWISKETINALRSKSRSSNSSITHGKYTRRDMRLVVMVMLILTTFFFLYIPFVVMSVLDPQMKIYSPLLHLTFIYMSWARCLVNPLVYSIMNPRIRNACLVSYKHDSTS